In Spirochaeta thermophila DSM 6578, the DNA window CCCTCGATCTCGTGGTGGCGAAGAGCGGGGTCGGCAAGGTCCTCGCCGCCATGGTCTGCCAGCACCTCCTCGAGGTATATACACCGCAGGCGGTGATCTTCACCGGCATAGGGGGAGCCCTCAACCCCTCCTACGACATAGGGGATCTCGTGGTCTCTCGTGACTGCATGCAGCACGATCTCGACGCCACGGCCCTGGGGATACCTCGGGGCAAGGTCCCGTTCACCCCTTACCACGTGCTGGAGGCAGACCCCTGTCTGCGTGCCTTCATGCAGGGCTTCACGCCCTCGTGGGGAAGGGTGTGGGAAGGGCGGGTCCTCACCGGGGACCAGTTCGTGGCAGGGGCGCAGAGGGGGCGGATGGCCTACCTCATCGAGGAGCTCGGAGGGGATGTAGTGGAGATGGAGGGCGCGAGCGTAGGGCTGGTGTGTACGGTGAACCGGACGCCCTTCCTCCTTCTCAGGATCATCTCCGACAGGGCGGACGGCAATGCCCCTTCGGACTTCGCGGCCTTCCTCGGCCGCGCTTCTTCCCATCTTGCGGAGGCCCTCGTCTTTCTCCTCGATAGACTCGGGGAGAGAGGGGAATGAGGTGGTGTCTCTGGGATTGGGGAACGAGGGGCCCGAGGATCCTATTGGCGAAGAGTGTGGCCTACGGTCGCCCCATCGGGTTTCCCCCTGGAAATCTCTTGTACTGTAAAAGAATAACGATTTTTTATTGAATAGATTTGTTTTTTCGGGTAATATGGGGAAAAGCGTACCAGGAGGACGTGGGCATGTCTGATATCCGGGAGCTCCATAGAGAGGAATATGGAGTCCTCCCAGAGATAGCGGTCTCGGCTCCCGGTGTGGTGAGTCTCCTCGGTGAACATACCGAGGAACACGAGGGCCGGGCCATCCAGTTCGCCGCCTCCCACCGGGTGGATGTGGCTATCTCGAGGAGAAAGGACTCCTCCCTCAGGTTCTACTCCGCCTCCCTCCGAGAGAGGAAGAAGACGAGCATACCCAACCTCAAATATAGGAAAGAGGACCGGTGGGCGAACTATCTCAAGGGTTTCTATGCACAGCTTCTGGACTGGGGGGCTCCCCCGCACGGCCTCGAGGTGACCATCTATTCCACGGTGAAACCGCAGATCGGTCTGGCTTCCTCGAGCGCCATGGAACTGGCCTTTGCGGTAGCTCTCGCGACCTTGAGCGGGGTGCACATCTCCGAGGCGCAGCTCATCGATCTCATCCAGGCGGGAGAGGAGGAGTATCTCGGCACCGTGCCCAGACGCGTGGATTTCCTCACCATGTTCCACGCGAAGAGGGAT includes these proteins:
- a CDS encoding 5'-methylthioadenosine/adenosylhomocysteine nucleosidase — protein: MYLVLGAMNEEIAAYRDVFHVISEEDWNGFPIYRMRYRSLDLVVAKSGVGKVLAAMVCQHLLEVYTPQAVIFTGIGGALNPSYDIGDLVVSRDCMQHDLDATALGIPRGKVPFTPYHVLEADPCLRAFMQGFTPSWGRVWEGRVLTGDQFVAGAQRGRMAYLIEELGGDVVEMEGASVGLVCTVNRTPFLLLRIISDRADGNAPSDFAAFLGRASSHLAEALVFLLDRLGERGE